In one Hemiscyllium ocellatum isolate sHemOce1 chromosome 29, sHemOce1.pat.X.cur, whole genome shotgun sequence genomic region, the following are encoded:
- the thyn1 gene encoding thymocyte nuclear protein 1 isoform X2 — translation MSPKTKKRGGNGKSKLIEPAAKSAKKELDNSTKDVTKKSSTSDNRTAAKSSVEDKGNKEAQRFWLMKSEPESRIENGVDVKFGVEDLKAQQNQTACWDGVRNYQARNFMKDMKLGQLAFFYHSNCKEPGIAALVKVVKESYIDHTQFDKKDPHYDPRSTKQNPKWFMVDVQFVRMMKRYISLAELKRHHQEHKTKDGPLKNMALFTRARLSVQPVTKEEFDFVLSLEDQKPV, via the exons ATGTCTCCAAAAACCAAAAAACGTGGTGGAAATGGAAAATCAA AATTAATTGAACCAGCTGCCAAATCTGCTAAAAAAGAACTGGATAACTCAACTAAAGATGTAACTAAAAAAAGTTCAACCAGTGACAATAGAACAGCAGCAAAGTCATCTGTAGAGGATAAAGGCAACAAAGAGGCACAAAGGTTTTGGCTGATGAAATCAGAACCAGAAAGCCGAATTGAAAATGGTGTTGATGTGAAG TTTGGAGTTGAGGATTTGAAGGCACAACAAAATCAGACAGCATGCTGGGATGGTGTTCGGAACTACCAG GCTCGAAATTTCATGAAAGATATGAAGTTGGGACAGCTGGCCTTTTTCTACCACAGCAATTGCAAAGAGCCTGGAATTGCTGCACTTGTCAAG GTCGTAAAGGAATCTTACATTGATCACACACAGTTTGACAAGAAAGATCCTCATTATGATCCCAGAAGCACAAAGCAAAATCCAAAGTGGTTCATG GTGGATGTGCAATTTGTGAGGATGATGAAACGTTACATCTCTCTGGCTGAATTGAAGAGACACCATCAAGAACACAAAACAAAGGATGGTCCACTGAAAAACATGGCACTGTTTACCAGGGCTAGGCTTTCTGTGCAGCCAGTAACCAAAG AGGAGTTTGACTTTGTACTGAGCCTTGAAGACCAAAAGCCAGTTTAA
- the thyn1 gene encoding thymocyte nuclear protein 1 isoform X1 — protein sequence MSPKTKKRGGNGKSIELIEPAAKSAKKELDNSTKDVTKKSSTSDNRTAAKSSVEDKGNKEAQRFWLMKSEPESRIENGVDVKFGVEDLKAQQNQTACWDGVRNYQARNFMKDMKLGQLAFFYHSNCKEPGIAALVKVVKESYIDHTQFDKKDPHYDPRSTKQNPKWFMVDVQFVRMMKRYISLAELKRHHQEHKTKDGPLKNMALFTRARLSVQPVTKEEFDFVLSLEDQKPV from the exons ATGTCTCCAAAAACCAAAAAACGTGGTGGAAATGGAAAATCAA TAGAATTAATTGAACCAGCTGCCAAATCTGCTAAAAAAGAACTGGATAACTCAACTAAAGATGTAACTAAAAAAAGTTCAACCAGTGACAATAGAACAGCAGCAAAGTCATCTGTAGAGGATAAAGGCAACAAAGAGGCACAAAGGTTTTGGCTGATGAAATCAGAACCAGAAAGCCGAATTGAAAATGGTGTTGATGTGAAG TTTGGAGTTGAGGATTTGAAGGCACAACAAAATCAGACAGCATGCTGGGATGGTGTTCGGAACTACCAG GCTCGAAATTTCATGAAAGATATGAAGTTGGGACAGCTGGCCTTTTTCTACCACAGCAATTGCAAAGAGCCTGGAATTGCTGCACTTGTCAAG GTCGTAAAGGAATCTTACATTGATCACACACAGTTTGACAAGAAAGATCCTCATTATGATCCCAGAAGCACAAAGCAAAATCCAAAGTGGTTCATG GTGGATGTGCAATTTGTGAGGATGATGAAACGTTACATCTCTCTGGCTGAATTGAAGAGACACCATCAAGAACACAAAACAAAGGATGGTCCACTGAAAAACATGGCACTGTTTACCAGGGCTAGGCTTTCTGTGCAGCCAGTAACCAAAG AGGAGTTTGACTTTGTACTGAGCCTTGAAGACCAAAAGCCAGTTTAA
- the anapc13 gene encoding anaphase-promoting complex subunit 13, with the protein MDSEVQRDGRILDLIDDAWREDKLPYEDVEIPLSELPEPEQDNGGTTESINEQDMKWTDLALQNLHENTPSAGS; encoded by the exons ATGGACAGTGAAGTACAAAGAGATGGCAGAATCCTGGACCTTATTGATGATGCATGGCGTGAGGACAAACTGCCATATGAAGATGTGGAAATACCACTA AGCGAACTTCCAGAACCTGAACAGGATAATGGAGGAACGACTGAATCTATTAATGAACAAGATATGAAATGGACTGATCTAGCCCTACAAAACCTGCATGAAAATACCCCCTCTGCAGGAAGCTAA